The following proteins are co-located in the Armatimonadota bacterium genome:
- the secY gene encoding preprotein translocase subunit SecY, giving the protein MSLGAGFGQVGPGGGDKSLKFTLADTFRLAWADPDLKARILYILGMFAVYALCVHVPVPIPGVSTAEIEELVKSNQLFNLLNVFGGRALQRISILALGLNPYITASIIMQIMTAATPAWKKELQEGGEYARKAQNKRTRLLSIGLCIAQGWGLLSVLKAAPTIATAMTPMVQFTTILFWTTGSMFLMWIGERLSEKGIGNGMSLLIFAGIVIAFPGTIQLVYEASFVNKTSNPINLFLVLGLFVLATYFVTYFTIAQRRIPIQHVRRQFGTKAMGGGSSYLPFSVVMVGVIPIIFAFSLLTLPQMFANMFPKDSSAHNALLKVSEFIYPNFQKPEGYIGIVFFMLLIFFFTYFYTAIQFNVEDIANNLKRAGSFIPGVRPGKQTKDFLDAVISRITILGAFFLSVVSLSQFLVPVFINVASVGWLFGTSLLIMVSVALETMRQIEANLLMKQYGQ; this is encoded by the coding sequence GTGAGCCTCGGCGCAGGGTTCGGGCAAGTTGGACCGGGCGGCGGCGATAAGTCGCTGAAGTTCACGCTGGCGGATACGTTCCGACTCGCGTGGGCGGACCCAGATCTCAAAGCGCGCATTCTCTATATCTTAGGAATGTTCGCCGTCTACGCCCTGTGCGTTCACGTGCCGGTACCCATCCCTGGTGTATCGACCGCAGAGATTGAAGAGTTGGTGAAAAGCAACCAACTCTTCAATCTCCTCAACGTTTTTGGTGGTCGCGCGCTACAACGCATTTCGATCCTGGCACTAGGACTTAACCCCTACATCACTGCCAGCATTATCATGCAGATCATGACCGCGGCTACTCCTGCTTGGAAGAAAGAACTCCAAGAAGGTGGAGAGTACGCTCGAAAAGCTCAAAACAAGCGAACGAGACTGCTTTCTATCGGCCTGTGCATCGCTCAAGGATGGGGCCTGCTCTCCGTCCTGAAGGCAGCTCCGACGATCGCTACTGCGATGACACCGATGGTGCAATTCACGACTATCTTGTTCTGGACCACCGGCTCCATGTTCCTGATGTGGATCGGCGAAAGGCTTAGCGAAAAGGGCATCGGAAACGGTATGTCCTTGTTGATCTTTGCCGGCATCGTCATTGCATTCCCGGGCACGATCCAGCTCGTTTACGAAGCTTCGTTCGTCAACAAGACAAGTAACCCGATCAACCTTTTCTTGGTGCTCGGACTGTTCGTTTTGGCAACCTACTTCGTGACTTACTTCACGATCGCTCAGCGACGTATTCCGATTCAGCACGTTCGACGGCAGTTCGGCACGAAAGCAATGGGAGGCGGCTCGAGCTACCTACCATTTAGCGTGGTGATGGTCGGTGTTATCCCAATCATCTTCGCGTTCTCGCTGCTCACCTTGCCGCAGATGTTTGCGAATATGTTCCCGAAGGATAGTAGCGCACACAATGCACTGCTCAAGGTGTCGGAGTTCATTTATCCGAACTTCCAGAAGCCAGAGGGGTACATCGGCATTGTGTTCTTCATGCTGCTGATCTTCTTCTTCACCTACTTCTACACGGCGATTCAGTTCAACGTGGAAGACATTGCGAACAACCTAAAGAGAGCCGGATCGTTCATCCCTGGTGTACGACCTGGAAAGCAAACGAAGGACTTTTTGGACGCTGTAATTTCGAGGATCACCATTCTCGGCGCATTCTTCCTGTCCGTGGTTTCACTCAGCCAGTTCTTGGTTCCGGTGTTCATTAACGTGGCTAGCGTCGGCTGGCTGTTCGGGACGTCATTGCTCATTATGGTGAGCGTGGCTCTTGAGACCATGCGCCAGATTGAAGCGAATCTCTTGATGAAGCAATACGGTCAATAA